From Chloroflexota bacterium, the proteins below share one genomic window:
- a CDS encoding glycosyltransferase, whose translation METQGNQTIVGRRVLVVTNMYPDEQNPDFGTFVQEQVEGLRARGLSVDVLVVGGKRRKWSYLEGLRRFRRCLREHRYDLIHAHYVFSGIIARLQCTCPLLVSFHGAAEMVGWVGLLCKILAPLADAVTVTSLQHKAELGRKDAYVIPCGVDLQLFVPMPKEEARQRLGLPLGKKLVLFAGIVRPEKRLDIIQEAVEMLRSHDESVELVIATGQPHEHMPLYMNACDVLALASDYEGSPVVIKEAMACNLPIVSVDVGDVAQVINETEGCYICERNPADMAQKLRLALERDQRTNGRHAIQHLGLNATVDSLLQVYAELWR comes from the coding sequence ATGGAAACTCAGGGAAATCAGACAATAGTTGGGCGGCGCGTGCTTGTCGTCACGAATATGTATCCCGATGAGCAAAATCCCGACTTTGGCACATTCGTGCAAGAACAGGTCGAGGGATTGCGCGCACGGGGTTTGAGCGTGGATGTTCTGGTCGTAGGCGGCAAAAGACGTAAATGGAGCTACCTAGAAGGGTTGCGACGTTTTCGTCGTTGCCTGCGTGAGCATCGCTATGATCTGATTCATGCACATTATGTATTCTCAGGAATCATCGCTCGTCTGCAGTGTACGTGTCCTTTGCTAGTAAGTTTCCATGGAGCCGCCGAGATGGTTGGCTGGGTGGGCTTGTTGTGTAAAATACTGGCACCGCTAGCTGATGCGGTTACCGTTACGTCGCTACAACATAAGGCTGAGTTAGGACGCAAGGATGCGTACGTGATCCCCTGTGGAGTAGATTTGCAACTTTTTGTCCCTATGCCAAAAGAAGAGGCCAGGCAACGCTTGGGTCTGCCATTGGGAAAGAAGCTCGTGCTCTTTGCCGGCATTGTGCGTCCAGAAAAGCGCTTGGATATCATCCAAGAAGCGGTAGAGATGCTGCGTAGCCATGATGAGAGCGTTGAATTGGTCATCGCTACGGGTCAGCCACATGAGCACATGCCGTTGTACATGAATGCCTGTGATGTGTTGGCATTGGCATCCGATTACGAAGGCTCACCAGTAGTGATCAAAGAAGCGATGGCCTGTAATTTGCCCATTGTCTCTGTAGATGTGGGCGATGTGGCTCAAGTGATCAACGAAACGGAGGGTTGTTACATCTGCGAGCGCAACCCCGCCGATATGGCGCAGAAGCTCAGATTGGCATTAGAGAGGGATCAGCGCACCAATGGCCGGCATGCGATTCAACATTTGGGGCTGAACGCCACTGTGGATAGCCTGCTGCAGGTTTACGCAGAGCTTTGGAGGTAA
- a CDS encoding glycosyltransferase family 2 protein, which produces MWQCSVIIPVYNGASTLPALLERLANVLPTVCTQFEVILVDDGSYDNSWQVICQLASEYDWVQGIALTRNYGQHNALLCGIRAARYDIIVTMDDDLQHPPEEIPQLLTRLAEGYDVVYGTPHQEQHGFWRNIASQVTKLAMQNMMGAEIARKVSAFRAFRAELRRAFADYQGPFVSIDVLLTWGTRSFTAITVRHDPSPLGVSNYTFGKLVTHAVNMMTGFSTMPLQVASMSGFAFTLFGVAVLIYVVGRYLIQGGVVPGFSFLASVIAIFSGVQLFALGVIGEYLARMYFRTMNRPAYTIRSQTNP; this is translated from the coding sequence ATGTGGCAATGTTCCGTAATCATCCCTGTTTATAACGGAGCGTCGACTTTGCCCGCCCTGTTAGAGAGGCTAGCTAATGTACTGCCCACAGTATGTACGCAGTTTGAGGTGATTCTAGTAGATGACGGTAGCTATGACAACAGTTGGCAGGTTATCTGCCAGCTTGCATCGGAATATGATTGGGTGCAAGGCATTGCTCTGACGCGCAACTATGGACAGCACAATGCGCTGTTGTGTGGCATTCGAGCTGCCCGCTATGACATTATAGTGACCATGGATGATGACCTGCAACACCCTCCAGAAGAAATCCCCCAGTTGCTGACCAGGTTGGCTGAAGGGTACGATGTAGTCTATGGCACGCCACATCAGGAGCAACACGGCTTTTGGCGCAATATCGCCTCACAAGTGACCAAGCTAGCTATGCAAAACATGATGGGTGCTGAAATAGCGCGCAAGGTCAGTGCATTCCGCGCTTTTCGCGCTGAATTGAGAAGAGCTTTTGCCGATTATCAGGGTCCCTTTGTATCTATCGATGTATTGTTGACTTGGGGTACCAGGAGTTTTACAGCCATTACCGTGCGTCATGATCCAAGTCCACTGGGAGTATCTAATTATACCTTTGGCAAGCTGGTTACCCATGCTGTCAATATGATGACGGGGTTCAGTACCATGCCGCTGCAAGTTGCCAGTATGAGTGGTTTCGCCTTTACTCTCTTTGGTGTGGCAGTGTTGATTTATGTAGTTGGCCGATACCTGATCCAGGGAGGCGTGGTGCCTGGCTTCTCCTTCCTGGCTTCGGTCATTGCCATCTTCTCTGGTGTGCAGCTTTTCGCTTTAGGAGTTATAGGTGAGTATCTGGCGCGAATGTATTTTCGGACTATGAATAGACCAGCTTATACTATCCGCAGCCAAACGAATCCATAG
- a CDS encoding class I SAM-dependent methyltransferase, whose translation MLDAEAKLSLQRRYFPRLYERTFEPIQVLLQNLVKDSVVLDAGCSGGTWLLQPYRTQLRLLVGTDICVPTKLPDMPFVLSDLNHAPFADDTFDLIVCYNVIEHLSQPQQVFAEFRRILRVGGALVFKTSSLFAPVIALSRFTPHRLHQRVKKALVGATETEVFPTHYRCNTPAALEQCLRKMGFCCKRLLVVDQTYEYLAFSRLSYILGLLYSRAIQAGPFRVLGTGIAGVYMKSASCE comes from the coding sequence ATGCTTGATGCTGAAGCAAAGTTGAGCCTGCAGCGAAGATATTTCCCTCGCCTGTATGAACGGACTTTTGAACCGATACAGGTATTGCTGCAAAACCTTGTAAAGGATAGCGTGGTGCTGGATGCTGGATGCAGTGGCGGTACGTGGCTCCTGCAGCCCTATCGAACGCAATTACGATTGCTGGTGGGTACAGATATTTGTGTACCGACCAAACTGCCTGATATGCCTTTTGTGCTTTCTGATTTGAACCATGCTCCTTTTGCGGATGATACTTTTGACCTAATTGTCTGTTATAATGTCATCGAACACTTGTCTCAGCCACAGCAGGTCTTTGCCGAATTCAGACGGATTCTGAGGGTCGGCGGCGCGCTGGTTTTCAAGACCTCATCGCTTTTTGCCCCAGTGATTGCGCTATCCAGATTCACGCCGCATCGTCTCCATCAAAGGGTGAAAAAAGCCCTCGTTGGAGCTACGGAGACGGAGGTGTTCCCTACTCATTATCGTTGTAATACGCCAGCCGCGTTGGAGCAGTGTCTTCGTAAGATGGGATTTTGTTGTAAACGATTATTGGTGGTTGATCAGACATATGAGTACTTAGCTTTCTCTAGATTGTCCTATATCTTGGGGTTGTTATACAGCCGTGCCATTCAGGCCGGACCTTTCCGCGTGCTTGGTACAGGTATTGCTGGTGTCTATATGAAATCTGCTTCCTGTGAGTAG
- a CDS encoding GNAT family N-acetyltransferase yields MDANNICQYLDWDSNFFHHRIAQVIVRRLTTESIAWIMAWCKNHAIDCLYFLADSNDVTTVRLAEDHGFRLVDIRVTLERDLTEPVKELEETAVIVRLSNLEDIPALRAIARTSYRYTRFYYDTHFPVALCDALYETWIERSCRGYADAVWVADSQEDVVGYVSCHLNGAEGRIGLVGVHIAWQGQGIARLLILAALQWFAAQGVKKVSVVTQGRNCKAQRLYQRCGFLTRSVELWYHRWFIELPEESQND; encoded by the coding sequence ATGGACGCCAACAATATCTGTCAGTATCTGGATTGGGATTCCAATTTTTTCCACCATCGTATCGCCCAGGTCATAGTGAGGCGATTGACCACCGAGAGCATAGCTTGGATCATGGCATGGTGCAAGAACCATGCCATAGATTGTCTGTATTTTCTAGCAGATTCCAATGATGTTACTACGGTGAGGTTGGCCGAAGATCATGGTTTTCGCCTAGTCGACATCCGTGTTACCCTGGAGAGAGATTTGACAGAGCCAGTCAAGGAGCTAGAGGAAACAGCGGTGATCGTTCGCCTGAGCAATCTAGAGGACATTCCTGCTCTGCGTGCTATTGCCCGCACAAGTTATCGGTACACTCGTTTCTACTATGACACACATTTTCCAGTAGCGCTTTGTGATGCTCTTTACGAGACCTGGATTGAGCGGAGTTGTCGTGGATATGCTGATGCGGTTTGGGTCGCCGACAGCCAAGAGGACGTAGTAGGTTATGTTTCATGCCACCTAAATGGTGCTGAAGGGCGGATTGGTCTAGTGGGTGTCCACATTGCTTGGCAGGGTCAGGGCATAGCTCGTCTGTTGATTTTGGCTGCTCTGCAGTGGTTCGCTGCGCAAGGTGTAAAGAAGGTGAGCGTTGTCACACAGGGGAGGAATTGCAAGGCACAGCGGCTATACCAAAGATGTGGATTCCTGACGCGCTCTGTAGAGCTTTGGTATCATCGTTGGTTCATAGAACTACCTGAGGAAAGTCAAAATGACTGA
- a CDS encoding carboxypeptidase regulatory-like domain-containing protein translates to MKKYFIVSLLLSLSLVLGVAIVVRAKVPSGYGHTRGLYLLFDVPEYELNPPQVPLVGGHWRYKWSELEPGNATYNWGKIDNWILKEQERGKLVAIGFTFFGHYGNVAAGDGLQIPSWLPSIDPNVRWQNPRRLPEVWYVPNYWNQTFRNYYQRFINAFAQHLAENPALRNRVAWVSMGVGVDGETYPAPKYGAELDRLDHYYYLYDRGITVDQWVEYVNWCSSMYKQAFQNYGLSIPIFIDIGPTYRGGDTERNTVSAYAASLGIGMRHNGLVADHDNAVNAYAPINNYWNTVPVAWETYATTYLSTKSDVFWALMCGLSKRADNIAIDKKLWLKEENQPLLRFAARYLGVTVSDTPGAWVALRETKYAGGDKGNFSLFLTQKDDALYGGKTVAVWDIGQSRGYLFDVPNGSYQVKLHFAEIYANIPNARVFDIKIENVVVRSNLDIWTAAGGKNRALVLTFSTTVSDGRLEIDFVQKTDMEPVINAIEVIGPGYTRRINCGGLRYTDSVGNVWVGDQEYEPGSFGYIGGGPWSWEDDILNTDDDYLYQTLRIVYTGAPTFGRFTRRTDQSTGNRYMRFDIDNGYMYPGNFSTATITVTYLLTGTDRWELRYDALGDSNKAAIPVGSTNPWVQKDNSGVWTQAVFFLTDARFANGQPGGTDFSIDCLGDGDEYISFVEVTKDGGSGPTITPTPTTIPCTLQGKVTLQGRPTPPNVRWVTPLTVTVGSTEYAVTTDTSGYFTVTGLTPGTYDIRVKHAHTLRNVKRGVTLVAGQNNIDFGTLLEGDANNNNCVDMLDFVILRSKFGSTTDLRADFNQDGVVDMLDFVRLRANFGRCGDIEV, encoded by the coding sequence ATGAAGAAGTATTTCATAGTGAGTCTGTTGCTCAGTTTGTCTTTGGTATTGGGGGTAGCCATCGTCGTACGTGCGAAGGTACCTTCAGGATATGGCCATACTCGTGGCCTGTACCTGCTTTTTGATGTCCCTGAGTACGAACTGAACCCGCCACAGGTACCCCTCGTAGGCGGACATTGGCGCTATAAATGGTCTGAACTGGAGCCGGGAAATGCTACCTACAACTGGGGGAAAATAGATAACTGGATATTGAAGGAGCAGGAACGGGGTAAGTTAGTGGCGATAGGTTTTACCTTCTTTGGACATTATGGAAATGTTGCGGCAGGGGATGGTTTGCAAATCCCTTCCTGGTTGCCGAGCATCGATCCCAATGTACGATGGCAGAACCCGCGACGGCTGCCAGAAGTCTGGTATGTTCCCAACTATTGGAATCAGACTTTCCGTAATTACTATCAGCGTTTTATCAACGCTTTCGCGCAGCACTTGGCAGAAAACCCTGCCCTACGCAACCGCGTGGCATGGGTGTCAATGGGAGTGGGCGTAGACGGTGAGACTTATCCTGCTCCCAAGTATGGGGCCGAGTTGGATAGATTAGACCATTACTATTATCTTTACGATCGAGGCATAACCGTAGACCAATGGGTCGAGTACGTGAACTGGTGCTCTAGCATGTATAAGCAAGCATTTCAGAACTATGGCTTGAGCATCCCGATCTTCATTGATATTGGCCCTACTTACCGTGGAGGCGATACAGAGCGCAATACTGTCTCTGCATATGCGGCGAGCCTCGGCATAGGCATGCGCCACAATGGGTTGGTCGCAGATCACGACAATGCAGTGAATGCTTACGCTCCTATAAATAACTACTGGAACACGGTGCCTGTAGCTTGGGAAACCTATGCCACTACCTATTTGTCTACCAAGTCTGACGTGTTCTGGGCACTTATGTGCGGGCTTTCCAAGCGTGCAGACAACATTGCTATCGACAAAAAACTATGGCTCAAGGAGGAAAACCAGCCATTGCTTCGCTTCGCTGCCCGCTACCTTGGCGTAACAGTTTCAGATACGCCAGGTGCATGGGTCGCCTTGCGTGAGACCAAGTACGCCGGGGGAGACAAAGGAAACTTTAGCTTGTTCCTGACACAGAAGGATGATGCACTGTATGGTGGCAAGACCGTGGCCGTTTGGGACATAGGCCAAAGTAGAGGCTATCTTTTCGATGTGCCAAACGGCAGTTATCAAGTGAAATTACATTTTGCCGAGATCTATGCCAATATCCCTAATGCGCGGGTCTTTGACATCAAGATCGAAAACGTCGTTGTGAGATCCAATCTCGATATCTGGACTGCCGCCGGTGGCAAGAACCGGGCTCTCGTTTTGACTTTCTCTACCACCGTTTCAGATGGGCGGCTAGAGATTGATTTTGTGCAGAAAACGGATATGGAGCCTGTGATTAATGCGATTGAGGTGATTGGGCCAGGCTACACAAGAAGAATCAACTGTGGCGGGTTGAGATACACCGATAGCGTTGGCAATGTCTGGGTTGGGGATCAGGAGTACGAACCAGGAAGTTTTGGTTATATTGGTGGTGGCCCTTGGTCCTGGGAAGATGATATTCTCAACACTGATGATGACTACCTATACCAGACTCTGCGCATAGTATACACGGGAGCACCCACCTTTGGACGCTTCACTAGGCGAACGGATCAGAGCACAGGCAACAGATACATGCGTTTTGATATTGACAATGGCTACATGTACCCTGGGAACTTTAGTACTGCTACTATCACAGTAACTTACCTCCTTACTGGTACTGACCGTTGGGAACTTAGGTACGATGCACTTGGTGACTCAAACAAGGCTGCTATCCCAGTCGGTTCTACCAATCCATGGGTGCAGAAAGACAATTCCGGTGTCTGGACGCAGGCGGTATTCTTCCTCACGGATGCACGCTTTGCGAATGGTCAGCCTGGCGGTACTGATTTCTCCATAGATTGTTTGGGCGACGGTGATGAGTACATCTCTTTTGTCGAGGTGACTAAAGATGGCGGCAGTGGCCCTACAATTACTCCTACACCGACCACAATACCTTGCACACTCCAGGGCAAGGTTACCTTGCAGGGCCGTCCGACTCCTCCAAATGTGCGCTGGGTGACTCCGTTGACGGTGACAGTAGGCAGCACCGAATATGCCGTTACCACAGATACCTCAGGCTACTTCACTGTGACAGGGTTGACCCCTGGTACCTACGATATCCGCGTGAAACATGCGCATACTTTGCGCAATGTGAAAAGAGGAGTGACCTTGGTCGCTGGGCAGAACAACATTGACTTTGGTACGCTTCTGGAGGGCGATGCCAACAATAATAACTGTGTTGATATGCTCGATTTCGTTATCCTGAGATCCAAATTCGGCAGCACGACCGATCTGCGGGCTGATTTCAATCAGGACGGCGTCGTGGATATGTTGGATTTCGTCCGGCTCAGAGCGAATTTCGGGCGCTGCGGGGATATCGAGGTGTGA
- a CDS encoding DegT/DnrJ/EryC1/StrS family aminotransferase: MISLSVPLLGEEEKKAVLEVLESGQLAQAERVRAFEEAFAAFCGTKYAIATSSGTTALQTAILAHGIGPGDEVITTPFTFVASANAILFAGARPVFVDIDERTYNIDTSCIEAAITPRTKAILPVHLFGHPCDMEAIMDIAMRYRLVVIEDACQAHGAMVGGRKVGSFGTGCFSFYPTKNITTAEGGIITTNSDEIADQARLIRNHGQRKRYYHEIIGYNFRMTEIQAAIGLVQLGKLEQFIAKRRANAGYLTQRLRGVITPIESPGCRHVYHQYTIRVPHGRDQLAKHLQELGIATAVYYPLPVHKQIAYQRLGYVDHLPRAEVVSHEVLALPVHPALTYEDLDRIVEGVNSRWS, encoded by the coding sequence ATGATTTCATTATCAGTGCCGTTATTGGGCGAGGAAGAAAAAAAGGCAGTTCTAGAAGTGCTCGAATCCGGCCAACTTGCCCAAGCGGAAAGGGTAAGAGCATTTGAAGAAGCCTTTGCGGCTTTCTGTGGCACAAAGTATGCTATTGCGACGTCCTCTGGTACGACCGCATTGCAAACGGCCATTCTCGCACATGGCATCGGCCCAGGCGATGAGGTCATTACGACTCCATTCACCTTTGTTGCCTCGGCTAATGCGATCCTCTTCGCTGGTGCCAGACCGGTATTTGTGGATATTGATGAACGCACTTATAATATAGATACAAGCTGCATCGAAGCAGCCATTACACCGCGCACGAAAGCTATCCTTCCTGTTCATCTCTTTGGTCATCCCTGTGATATGGAAGCAATCATGGACATCGCCATGCGATACAGGCTTGTGGTCATTGAGGATGCTTGCCAGGCTCACGGGGCTATGGTGGGAGGGCGAAAAGTAGGAAGCTTTGGCACGGGGTGTTTTTCTTTCTATCCAACTAAGAACATTACCACTGCTGAAGGAGGTATAATCACTACAAACAGTGATGAGATAGCCGACCAGGCTCGACTGATTCGCAATCACGGCCAACGGAAGCGTTATTATCATGAGATAATTGGTTATAACTTCCGCATGACGGAAATACAAGCAGCGATTGGCCTAGTGCAGTTAGGGAAGTTGGAGCAATTCATCGCAAAACGCCGGGCAAATGCAGGATACTTAACCCAAAGGCTGAGAGGTGTTATTACTCCTATCGAATCGCCTGGATGTCGGCATGTTTATCACCAGTACACGATTCGTGTACCGCATGGCCGTGATCAGCTGGCAAAACACTTGCAAGAACTCGGTATTGCCACTGCTGTCTACTATCCATTGCCTGTGCATAAGCAGATTGCGTATCAGCGCTTAGGCTATGTGGATCATCTGCCAAGAGCGGAAGTGGTCAGCCACGAGGTCCTGGCCTTACCTGTCCATCCTGCTTTGACCTATGAAGACTTGGATAGAATTGTGGAAGGAGTGAATAGCCGATGGTCTTGA
- a CDS encoding methyltransferase domain-containing protein, with the protein MMQDHRTKSELELEIERRWREKLLRVATAEEFQQAYDELHALFLKEQECPGQIYAQVNPRGMDRARRLILRKVGQGQRVLEVGSGDGETSRLLARQGNAVVSIDISRVALETARKRVAGEGLDLRYEYGDARALNFASDTFDYVVSEHFVEHLSPSDLLVHLTEVQRVLRKGGCYLISTPSRLWNGRRSVGFHLRVYTLEELCQVVEQAGFAVTWLEPRFLRRLGFVIALKKPLLWPVFLWERLLDAIRIYKWPPGIRSRLIPSVIVCASKRN; encoded by the coding sequence TTGATGCAGGATCACCGCACTAAATCGGAACTAGAACTGGAGATAGAACGCAGATGGCGTGAGAAGCTGCTACGTGTAGCCACTGCGGAGGAATTTCAGCAAGCCTATGATGAGTTGCACGCACTGTTCCTGAAGGAGCAGGAATGCCCCGGCCAAATCTACGCTCAGGTGAACCCACGGGGCATGGATCGGGCTCGACGCTTGATCTTGCGTAAGGTTGGCCAAGGACAGCGTGTGCTGGAAGTGGGTTCAGGTGATGGCGAGACCTCACGCTTGCTGGCGAGACAAGGGAATGCCGTGGTGTCCATTGACATTTCTCGCGTGGCTTTGGAAACAGCAAGGAAACGGGTAGCAGGTGAGGGTCTGGACTTGAGGTATGAATATGGGGATGCACGTGCATTGAATTTCGCCAGCGACACGTTCGACTATGTCGTGAGCGAGCATTTCGTTGAACATTTATCGCCGTCGGATTTGTTGGTGCACCTGACTGAGGTGCAGCGCGTGCTCAGAAAAGGGGGTTGCTATTTGATCTCGACCCCTTCTCGCTTGTGGAATGGACGACGCTCGGTTGGGTTCCACTTGCGCGTCTATACATTGGAGGAGCTCTGCCAGGTGGTAGAACAAGCTGGGTTCGCAGTCACTTGGCTGGAGCCTCGCTTTTTGCGTCGTTTGGGGTTTGTCATTGCGCTGAAGAAGCCACTTCTATGGCCGGTTTTCCTGTGGGAACGTTTGCTGGATGCCATACGTATCTACAAGTGGCCTCCAGGGATTAGGAGCAGATTGATTCCTTCGGTCATTGTGTGTGCGTCCAAAAGGAACTGA
- the rffA gene encoding dTDP-4-amino-4,6-dideoxygalactose transaminase — MTDYRIPFNRASLMGNELRYIATAIQQGHISGDGAYTKRCQALLEQVLSVPKVLLTTSCTHALDMAALLLDIQPGDEVIVPSFTFVSTVNAFVLRGARPVFVDIRPDTLNLDETQLERLITPRTRAIAPVHYAGVGCEMDAIMQVAARHGLAVVEDNAHGLFGRYKGKYLGTFGCLATLSFHETKNFTCGEGGALLINEPRYIERAEIIREKGTNRSRFFRGQVDKYTWVDVGSSYLPSDILAAFLYAQLEARGEIQARRKRVWQYYNTHLQSWAEDHGVRLPVVPAHCEQPYHLFYLLMPSLEQRQALIEHLKARGILSVFHYLPLHLSEMGQRFGGQKGDCPVTEDVSDRLLRLPFYNDLTEADQECIVQAIYEFNGC; from the coding sequence ATGACTGATTACCGCATACCTTTTAATCGGGCAAGTCTAATGGGCAATGAGCTCCGCTACATTGCTACAGCTATTCAACAAGGCCATATCTCTGGTGACGGGGCATACACCAAGAGATGCCAGGCTTTGCTCGAGCAAGTGTTATCAGTGCCCAAGGTACTATTGACTACTTCCTGTACCCACGCTCTGGATATGGCTGCGCTGTTGCTGGATATTCAGCCTGGGGACGAGGTGATTGTTCCGTCATTCACCTTCGTTTCCACCGTTAACGCCTTTGTTCTGCGTGGAGCGCGCCCAGTGTTTGTGGATATTCGTCCTGATACCCTCAACTTGGATGAAACGCAGTTAGAGCGCCTCATCACGCCTCGAACTAGGGCCATCGCGCCAGTTCATTACGCTGGAGTAGGCTGCGAAATGGATGCCATTATGCAGGTCGCCGCACGTCATGGCCTTGCTGTGGTTGAGGATAACGCCCACGGTCTGTTTGGAAGGTATAAGGGCAAATATCTGGGCACTTTTGGCTGCTTGGCTACATTGAGTTTCCATGAAACCAAGAATTTCACCTGCGGCGAAGGCGGTGCCTTGCTGATTAATGAACCGCGCTATATCGAACGAGCTGAGATTATCCGAGAAAAAGGGACCAATCGCAGCCGTTTCTTCCGTGGTCAGGTGGATAAGTACACCTGGGTGGATGTGGGTTCCAGTTATTTGCCCTCGGATATCCTTGCTGCATTTTTATATGCCCAGCTCGAAGCACGAGGGGAAATTCAGGCTAGGCGCAAGAGGGTGTGGCAATATTACAATACCCATCTGCAGAGTTGGGCAGAGGATCATGGAGTGCGGTTGCCTGTTGTGCCAGCGCATTGCGAGCAGCCTTATCACCTGTTTTACTTGCTCATGCCCTCGTTGGAACAACGCCAGGCGTTAATAGAACATTTAAAGGCCCGAGGCATCCTCAGCGTTTTCCACTACTTGCCATTGCACCTCTCGGAGATGGGGCAGCGCTTTGGTGGCCAGAAAGGGGATTGCCCGGTAACCGAGGATGTCAGCGACCGCTTGCTGCGTTTGCCGTTCTACAATGATCTGACCGAAGCGGATCAGGAATGTATCGTGCAAGCCATATATGAATTCAATGGCTGTTGA
- a CDS encoding Gfo/Idh/MocA family oxidoreductase, translating to MVLRAAVIGVGMMGRNHARVYAQMENVTLVAAADPDATALELIARTYKSRVYTDYIEMLDAEKPDLVSIAVPTRLHREVAIAVMRRGIHVFLEKPISASVEEGQEIVDCVKQKGVKFAVGHIERFNPAIIELKKQLDAGQLGRIFQIHARRVGPFPPRVEDVGVVIDLATHELNLLEYLTGSQVESVYAEIEREIHAKHEDLLTGILKFKDGTVGILDINWLTPTKIRELSLIGERGMFSVNYLTQDLYFYENDYLNGHWEGLAIMGVSEGRRIRHNIKRKEPLVAELESFVEAIEHNTDPQIGGEEALRAVHLAQRLLESGQKHEVVWV from the coding sequence ATGGTCTTGAGAGCAGCAGTAATTGGCGTAGGCATGATGGGACGCAACCATGCCCGAGTCTATGCCCAGATGGAGAATGTAACTCTTGTAGCAGCAGCTGACCCTGATGCTACGGCATTGGAGCTCATTGCGCGCACTTATAAATCAAGGGTTTATACTGACTACATAGAGATGTTGGATGCGGAGAAGCCCGACTTAGTCTCCATTGCTGTTCCCACACGTCTGCATCGTGAGGTTGCTATCGCCGTGATGAGGCGGGGCATCCACGTCTTCCTGGAAAAACCCATTTCTGCGAGCGTTGAGGAAGGACAGGAAATCGTGGACTGTGTTAAACAAAAGGGAGTCAAGTTTGCAGTCGGACACATTGAGCGCTTTAACCCTGCGATAATCGAATTGAAGAAACAATTGGATGCTGGGCAGTTGGGGCGTATTTTTCAAATTCATGCGCGTCGGGTAGGGCCATTTCCCCCTCGCGTTGAAGACGTTGGTGTGGTCATTGACCTGGCGACCCATGAGTTGAATCTGCTGGAATACCTCACTGGCTCACAGGTGGAAAGCGTTTACGCAGAGATTGAGCGCGAGATCCATGCCAAGCACGAAGATTTGCTAACCGGGATTTTGAAGTTCAAAGATGGCACAGTTGGTATCTTGGACATCAACTGGTTGACACCTACTAAAATTAGAGAGCTCTCTTTGATAGGCGAACGGGGTATGTTTTCTGTTAACTATTTGACGCAGGACCTCTATTTCTACGAGAACGATTACCTCAACGGCCATTGGGAGGGTCTGGCCATTATGGGCGTAAGTGAAGGACGGAGAATACGTCACAATATTAAACGGAAGGAACCGCTTGTAGCAGAACTGGAATCCTTTGTCGAGGCTATCGAGCATAACACTGACCCGCAGATTGGTGGGGAAGAAGCCTTGCGCGCTGTGCACTTGGCGCAACGGCTATTGGAATCAGGTCAGAAACACGAAGTAGTATGGGTTTAG